The Parabacteroides sp. FAFU027 genome window below encodes:
- a CDS encoding aldolase catalytic domain-containing protein: MKNSHNMYLENIKVMDCTIRDGGLMNKWQFSDDFVRGVYNACVEAGIDYMEIGYLSSEKAFDRNEMGPWKFCHAKDLERIVGKNETKLKLSAMADIGRIELTDIPPASESVLDMIRVACYAHQVDKAVELAHHCMDKGYETTINLMAVSTVGEVELNEALADIAKSRVPVFYAVDSFGSMYNDTVSHLVNKYKNALPGKEIGIHAHNNMQLAMANTITAIQEGCTMLDATLMGLGRGAGNCPIEILIAFLKNPKYRLLPLLQAIQDHIHPMQKSIDWGYHIPYLITGALNQHPRSGMAWMDSDQKNDFVTFMRSMHDNELLE, from the coding sequence ATGAAAAATTCACATAATATGTATCTGGAAAATATCAAAGTAATGGACTGCACCATCCGCGACGGCGGATTGATGAACAAGTGGCAGTTTAGCGACGACTTCGTCAGAGGCGTGTACAACGCGTGCGTGGAAGCAGGCATCGACTATATGGAAATCGGCTACCTGAGTAGCGAAAAGGCTTTTGACCGCAATGAAATGGGTCCGTGGAAATTCTGCCACGCCAAAGACCTGGAGCGTATCGTGGGTAAAAACGAGACTAAGCTTAAACTTTCAGCGATGGCTGATATCGGTCGCATCGAATTGACTGACATTCCTCCGGCTTCTGAAAGCGTGCTGGATATGATCCGCGTAGCATGTTACGCGCATCAGGTGGATAAAGCGGTTGAGCTTGCTCACCACTGCATGGACAAAGGCTACGAGACAACCATCAACCTGATGGCGGTATCGACTGTAGGCGAAGTGGAACTCAACGAAGCGTTGGCGGATATTGCCAAATCGCGCGTTCCGGTCTTCTATGCAGTAGATAGCTTCGGCAGCATGTACAACGATACTGTTTCACACCTGGTGAATAAATACAAAAACGCTCTTCCGGGCAAAGAAATCGGTATCCATGCGCACAACAACATGCAACTTGCGATGGCAAACACCATTACTGCCATCCAGGAAGGCTGTACCATGCTCGATGCTACATTAATGGGCTTGGGCCGTGGCGCGGGTAACTGTCCGATCGAAATCCTGATTGCATTCCTCAAAAATCCGAAATACCGTCTGTTGCCATTGCTTCAGGCCATTCAGGATCACATCCACCCAATGCAGAAATCCATCGACTGGGGTTATCACATCCCTTACCTTATCACCGGGGCGCTTAACCAACACCCACGCAGCGGTATGGCATGGATGGATTCGGATCAGAAAAATGATTTCGTGACTTTCATGCGTTCGATGCACGATAACGAACTCCTCGAATAG
- a CDS encoding diacylglycerol/lipid kinase family protein gives MVKNGILVIINPRSGIRLKPNIARLTRSVLDKERFDINISMTEYAGHATELAKQAIADGMKYVIVAGGDGTINEVAKALIHSEVAMGIIPIGSGNGLARHIGIPLVIREALQIVNNEKVENIDYCEANGHLFFTTCGVGFDARVSYKFSKGKHRGGINYLRSMMTEYLNYKPETYELVFEDEKRKEKAFLITCANASQYGNNAFIAPQADLKDGMMDVAILKPFTPLDILPISLQLFTKKIDSNSKIEIIETPQLTIHREKAGEIHLDGEPMWMDKTIVIKTIPAGLKVLVPQNRKEMDHPLQVLFGFMFQQIKTVRNFVEI, from the coding sequence ATGGTAAAAAATGGCATTTTGGTTATTATAAATCCCCGCTCGGGAATCAGATTAAAACCTAACATCGCAAGACTTACCCGTTCTGTATTAGATAAAGAAAGATTTGACATCAATATAAGTATGACCGAATACGCGGGTCATGCTACCGAACTGGCAAAGCAGGCGATTGCAGATGGAATGAAATATGTAATTGTGGCGGGCGGCGACGGTACGATAAATGAGGTGGCAAAAGCATTGATTCACTCCGAAGTTGCTATGGGAATCATTCCTATCGGTTCGGGGAACGGTCTGGCGCGTCACATTGGAATACCGTTGGTGATTCGCGAAGCCCTTCAGATAGTCAATAATGAAAAGGTGGAGAATATTGACTACTGCGAAGCAAACGGTCACCTCTTTTTTACCACCTGTGGGGTCGGATTTGACGCCCGTGTCAGTTATAAATTTTCCAAAGGCAAACACCGGGGAGGCATCAATTACCTCCGCAGTATGATGACCGAATACCTGAACTACAAACCGGAAACATACGAGCTGGTCTTTGAAGATGAAAAGCGTAAAGAGAAAGCCTTCCTGATTACCTGTGCCAATGCGTCGCAATACGGCAACAATGCATTTATTGCACCGCAGGCCGACCTGAAAGACGGTATGATGGATGTGGCTATCCTGAAACCCTTTACTCCGCTCGATATTCTGCCTATTTCCCTGCAACTTTTCACAAAGAAAATTGACAGCAACAGCAAAATCGAGATTATCGAAACACCGCAACTGACCATCCATCGTGAAAAGGCCGGAGAGATACATCTGGATGGCGAGCCGATGTGGATGGACAAAACCATCGTTATCAAAACCATTCCCGCAGGGCTGAAAGTGCTCGTTCCCCAAAACCGGAAAGAGATGGACCACCCGCTTCAGGTATTGTTTGGTTTCATGTTCCAACAAATCAAAACGGTACGAAACTTCGTTGAAATCTGA
- a CDS encoding tRNA1(Val) (adenine(37)-N6)-methyltransferase → MANPYFQFKQFTIHHDRCAMKVGTDGVLLGAWAPVEEGMRVLDVGAGSGLIALMLAQRNAASVIAVELDEDAAAQAAENVAESPFADRVEVVQNDILHFQPEQRFDLIVSNPPYFDLSLQSPDKQRTLARHTDSLSYDDLLTVSARLLNDGGLISLVVPVDVEQKLDAIAQSAALFPVRKTFVIPKPGAAPKRLLVSYSNVQRELQQDELLVELARHHYSEEFISLTKAFYLKM, encoded by the coding sequence ATGGCCAATCCCTATTTCCAGTTTAAGCAGTTTACAATCCATCATGACCGATGTGCGATGAAGGTCGGCACCGATGGGGTATTGCTCGGGGCATGGGCGCCTGTCGAAGAAGGAATGCGGGTACTGGATGTTGGTGCGGGGAGCGGACTTATTGCCCTGATGTTGGCACAGCGAAATGCTGCTTCGGTAATTGCCGTAGAATTGGATGAAGATGCAGCAGCGCAAGCTGCGGAGAATGTGGCGGAATCACCCTTTGCCGATAGGGTAGAGGTGGTGCAGAACGATATCCTGCATTTTCAACCGGAACAGCGCTTTGATCTGATTGTCTCCAATCCTCCCTATTTTGATCTCTCCCTGCAATCGCCGGATAAGCAACGCACTCTTGCCCGTCATACCGATTCCCTGTCGTATGATGATTTGCTCACCGTGTCAGCACGTTTGCTCAATGATGGCGGATTGATTTCGCTGGTGGTGCCGGTGGATGTTGAACAGAAGCTGGACGCAATTGCTCAGTCAGCGGCTCTTTTTCCTGTCCGCAAGACCTTTGTCATCCCCAAGCCGGGCGCTGCGCCCAAACGATTGCTGGTTTCCTATTCTAATGTGCAGCGCGAATTGCAACAAGATGAGTTACTGGTAGAGTTGGCTCGCCATCATTACAGTGAAGAGTTTATCTCTCTTACGAAGGCGTTTTATTTGAAGATGTAG
- a CDS encoding 1,4-dihydroxy-2-naphthoate polyprenyltransferase translates to MTKLQIWLLAARPKTLPAALMPVFTASALAWKVGDFNPLAAFLCLMFALLAQIAANFANDYFDYKGGVDTEERLGPARAVASGWVKPKVMLRATFIALGLACLFGIGLISYGGWNMVLVGLACVVFACLYSTGPYPLSRYGMGDIFVVIFFGFVPVLFTYYVQAGHFTPEAWLLGAIMGLLSINILISNNYRDVDTDRKTNKYTTIVLFGKGFGKSLYAFTGVAACLLSGICYESMGNSWIGLITFPFLYPHFMTLREMARIDHGRELNKILGQSSRNFLLFGLLFVLGLLLV, encoded by the coding sequence ATGACAAAACTACAAATCTGGCTTTTAGCAGCCCGTCCAAAAACGTTACCCGCAGCCCTGATGCCTGTATTTACAGCATCTGCTTTAGCCTGGAAAGTGGGTGATTTCAACCCATTGGCAGCCTTCCTTTGTCTCATGTTTGCTTTGCTGGCGCAGATTGCGGCCAATTTTGCTAACGATTATTTCGATTATAAAGGAGGTGTGGATACCGAAGAGAGACTCGGGCCGGCACGTGCTGTGGCTTCGGGTTGGGTAAAACCAAAGGTTATGTTGAGGGCTACTTTTATCGCTTTGGGATTGGCTTGTTTGTTTGGGATTGGCCTGATTAGTTATGGTGGTTGGAACATGGTGTTGGTGGGATTGGCCTGCGTGGTATTTGCCTGCTTGTACAGCACCGGGCCGTATCCACTGTCACGTTATGGAATGGGAGATATCTTTGTGGTGATTTTCTTTGGGTTTGTCCCAGTGTTGTTTACATATTACGTACAAGCCGGACATTTTACCCCGGAGGCCTGGTTGCTTGGGGCTATTATGGGGCTGTTGTCTATAAATATTCTTATCAGTAATAACTACCGGGATGTGGACACTGACCGTAAAACGAATAAATACACTACGATTGTTCTTTTTGGAAAGGGTTTCGGAAAGTCTTTGTACGCATTTACCGGCGTAGCGGCTTGTCTGCTTTCAGGTATATGTTATGAAAGTATGGGCAACAGCTGGATAGGTCTTATAACCTTTCCTTTTCTATACCCTCACTTTATGACATTGCGGGAAATGGCGCGTATTGACCACGGGCGGGAGCTGAATAAGATACTTGGACAGTCGTCCCGGAATTTCTTATTGTTCGGATTGCTTTTCGTGCTGGGATTGTTGCTGGTCTGA
- a CDS encoding CDGSH iron-sulfur domain-containing protein, with the protein MEPTIAKKGPYAVDVETGKNYHWCACGRSQNQPFCDGSHKETGFTPVAFAPTETGKAFLCGCKHSNNKPFCDGTHAKLE; encoded by the coding sequence ATGGAACCCACAATTGCTAAGAAAGGCCCATACGCCGTAGATGTAGAAACTGGAAAGAACTATCATTGGTGCGCCTGCGGTAGGAGCCAAAACCAACCTTTTTGCGATGGTTCGCACAAAGAAACAGGCTTTACCCCTGTAGCCTTTGCTCCTACCGAAACTGGCAAAGCATTTTTATGCGGATGCAAACATTCAAACAACAAACCCTTCTGCGACGGCACGCACGCTAAGCTGGAATAA
- a CDS encoding MATE family efflux transporter: protein MYSNKEIIKVAYPIFLSYVAQNVVNVTDTAFLGRVGEVELGASALGGVFYMSLFMIGLGFSIGSQILIARRNGEKQFHKIGEIFNHGLVFLIVLALAMILLVQSASSPLLHVVLKSPKVYQAASAFLDIRIFGLLFIFLNSLFRALYIGITQTKILIWNAVTMAIVNIILAYTLVFGHFGFPQMGIRGAALASVIAEGVALLFIVIYTLRKVDVDKYNLRFTIRLHSDVIRHILSVSIYTMIQSFLAIATWFIFFIGIEHLGERSLAVSNIVRSLYMIMMMPILSFGTTANTLVSNQIGAGGADKVMKLTWRIIRLAIYVLLPVVAAILIFPKPFIRIYTDNLSLMSDTVYPLLVLTSSLFLAAVSSIFFNSMSGTGSTRVAMWVEVLCIIVYVSYMWWLIMIQRASVAWCWTTEHMYWIVLLVLCYGYMRRGTWQKKMI, encoded by the coding sequence ATGTATTCCAATAAAGAGATAATAAAAGTAGCTTATCCCATTTTCCTGAGTTATGTCGCGCAAAATGTAGTGAACGTGACGGATACCGCCTTTCTGGGACGGGTGGGAGAGGTGGAGCTCGGCGCTTCGGCGTTGGGTGGCGTCTTTTATATGTCGCTTTTTATGATTGGACTGGGATTCAGCATCGGCTCGCAGATATTGATTGCCCGCCGGAACGGGGAAAAGCAGTTTCACAAAATCGGGGAGATTTTCAATCACGGCCTGGTTTTCCTGATTGTGTTGGCTCTTGCGATGATTTTGTTGGTACAGTCGGCTTCTTCGCCCTTATTGCACGTGGTGCTGAAGTCTCCTAAAGTATATCAGGCTGCATCGGCTTTTCTGGATATCCGTATCTTCGGGTTACTTTTTATTTTCCTCAATAGTCTTTTCCGTGCTTTGTATATCGGCATTACACAGACAAAGATTCTGATTTGGAATGCAGTCACCATGGCAATTGTAAATATTATTCTCGCTTACACTCTGGTGTTCGGCCATTTCGGTTTTCCACAGATGGGAATCCGGGGAGCTGCCCTCGCTTCGGTGATTGCAGAAGGTGTAGCGTTGCTTTTTATAGTGATTTATACATTGAGGAAAGTTGATGTGGATAAATACAATCTTCGCTTTACAATCCGTCTGCATTCCGATGTAATCCGGCATATCCTATCGGTATCGATATATACCATGATTCAGTCTTTTCTGGCAATCGCCACCTGGTTTATATTCTTTATCGGAATCGAACATTTAGGAGAACGTTCGCTGGCGGTGTCAAATATTGTCCGTAGCCTTTATATGATAATGATGATGCCGATACTTTCCTTCGGCACGACTGCCAATACCCTGGTCAGTAATCAGATTGGGGCCGGTGGGGCTGATAAGGTGATGAAACTGACGTGGCGGATAATCCGTCTGGCAATCTATGTCTTACTGCCTGTTGTTGCTGCGATTCTTATTTTCCCGAAACCCTTTATCCGGATTTATACCGATAACCTGTCGTTGATGAGCGATACGGTTTACCCGTTGCTGGTGCTGACCTCTTCTTTGTTTCTGGCCGCAGTCAGCAGCATCTTCTTTAATTCCATGAGCGGAACGGGGAGTACACGCGTAGCGATGTGGGTGGAGGTACTTTGTATCATTGTGTATGTTTCCTACATGTGGTGGCTGATTATGATTCAGCGGGCTTCGGTTGCCTGGTGCTGGACGACGGAACATATGTATTGGATTGTTCTTCTGGTACTTTGTTATGGCTATATGCGCAGGGGAACGTGGCAGAAGAAAATGATATAA
- a CDS encoding DNA polymerase III subunit gamma/tau — MEDFIVSARKYRPATFRTVVGQYALTTTLKNAVITKKLAHAFLFCGPRGVGKTTCARIFAKTINCFTSTAEGEACNQCESCVSFNEQRSYNIHELDAASNNSVDDIRLLIEQVRIPPQIGQYKVYIIDEVHMLSQSAFNAFLKTLEEPPKHAIFVLATTEKHKILPTILSRCQIYDFNRISINDIVEHLQYVASQESVTAEPEALNVIAQKADGGMRDALSIFDQVVSFTGGNITYRATIDNLNVLDYDYYFRLVEAFLSGNVIDAMLIFNEVLNRGFEGQNFISGMSSHLRDLLVAKDPQTLPLLEVGEAIGVKYTQQAQKCQNAFLYKALEISNECDLNYRLSKNKRLLVELTLIRLCQILQPVQPQPVQRDIQPIAANPVSLPVQQAAQAQHPQARPQSAAPVQTLTVAPPPQVTAPPPPPPPAFAKTQTPAPPAPKPAGQSTRMPGLSIKNGFNKKDDSAGLNQQSGPSVSLNTPFDNEALILAWNEYAQSLTVENILVQKTMQTARPLLKGNYQFEVAVDGPQQVEILEQDATTMVTYLKNKLKNTSIQMHIRVNEVNERQKAYSMQEKLKAMMNINPELIKLKEIFDLEIA, encoded by the coding sequence ATGGAAGATTTTATTGTATCTGCCCGAAAATATCGCCCGGCCACATTTCGCACTGTTGTAGGTCAATATGCGCTTACCACAACGCTGAAAAATGCCGTCATTACTAAAAAACTTGCTCACGCTTTCCTCTTTTGCGGACCGCGTGGTGTGGGTAAAACTACCTGTGCCCGTATTTTTGCCAAGACGATTAACTGCTTTACTTCAACGGCTGAAGGTGAGGCCTGTAATCAGTGCGAGTCCTGTGTGTCGTTTAACGAGCAACGTTCCTATAACATTCACGAATTGGATGCGGCATCCAACAACTCGGTGGATGATATCCGCTTGCTGATTGAGCAGGTTCGTATCCCGCCGCAAATCGGACAATACAAAGTCTATATCATCGATGAGGTGCACATGCTTTCGCAGTCGGCTTTCAATGCCTTTCTGAAGACATTGGAAGAACCACCTAAGCATGCCATTTTCGTACTGGCAACTACAGAGAAGCATAAAATTCTTCCAACTATCCTTTCCCGTTGTCAGATTTATGACTTTAACCGGATCAGTATCAATGATATCGTGGAGCATTTGCAATATGTTGCTTCACAGGAAAGTGTAACAGCCGAACCTGAAGCGCTCAATGTTATTGCTCAGAAAGCTGATGGAGGTATGCGTGATGCACTTTCGATTTTTGACCAGGTGGTTAGTTTCACCGGTGGAAATATAACTTACCGGGCAACGATTGATAACCTGAATGTCCTTGATTACGATTATTATTTCCGGTTGGTGGAAGCGTTTCTAAGCGGAAATGTAATTGATGCGATGCTGATTTTCAATGAGGTGCTGAATCGCGGGTTTGAAGGCCAGAACTTTATTTCGGGAATGAGTTCGCATTTGCGTGACCTGCTTGTTGCAAAAGACCCACAGACGTTACCTTTGCTTGAAGTAGGAGAGGCCATTGGAGTGAAATATACCCAGCAAGCTCAGAAGTGCCAGAATGCTTTCCTTTACAAAGCATTGGAAATCAGTAATGAGTGCGACCTGAATTACCGACTTAGTAAGAATAAAAGATTGCTGGTGGAGTTGACATTGATTCGTCTTTGCCAGATATTGCAACCCGTACAGCCACAACCGGTACAGCGTGATATTCAACCTATCGCTGCAAATCCGGTTTCGCTGCCTGTTCAGCAAGCGGCACAAGCTCAGCATCCACAGGCACGTCCTCAAAGTGCAGCGCCGGTTCAGACGTTGACGGTTGCTCCTCCTCCGCAAGTGACAGCACCGCCACCACCACCGCCACCTGCTTTTGCCAAGACACAGACACCTGCACCTCCCGCACCAAAGCCGGCGGGACAAAGTACGCGGATGCCGGGACTTTCTATCAAAAACGGATTTAATAAAAAAGATGACTCAGCTGGTCTGAACCAACAAAGCGGTCCATCTGTTTCACTAAACACGCCCTTTGATAATGAAGCGTTGATTCTGGCCTGGAACGAATATGCACAAAGTCTTACCGTTGAAAATATTTTGGTGCAGAAAACAATGCAGACAGCCCGTCCTTTATTGAAGGGAAATTATCAATTTGAAGTCGCAGTGGATGGTCCCCAGCAAGTGGAAATTCTGGAGCAGGATGCCACAACGATGGTGACCTACCTCAAGAATAAGCTTAAGAATACATCTATTCAGATGCATATCCGGGTGAATGAAGTCAATGAACGTCAGAAAGCCTACAGCATGCAGGAAAAGCTGAAAGCGATGATGAATATAAATCCTGAGTTAATTAAACTGAAAGAAATATTTGACTTGGAAATAGCATAG
- a CDS encoding FtsB family cell division protein, with the protein MTMKFKETKFFAFIKKFGKYHITIAIFLFIILVWDENNIFSRIMLDRKIHQLNGEIEHYEGIIKESSDRLNELKTNSDNLEKFARENYLMKKQDEDIFIVEEQPKK; encoded by the coding sequence ATGACTATGAAATTCAAGGAGACGAAATTCTTTGCTTTTATCAAAAAATTCGGCAAATATCACATCACCATTGCGATATTCCTGTTTATTATTCTGGTCTGGGATGAGAATAATATTTTCAGCCGAATCATGCTGGACAGGAAAATCCACCAACTGAATGGTGAAATCGAGCATTACGAAGGAATTATTAAAGAAAGTTCAGACCGCCTGAACGAGCTGAAAACCAACAGCGATAATCTCGAGAAATTTGCCCGGGAAAATTACCTGATGAAAAAGCAAGACGAAGATATTTTTATTGTAGAAGAACAACCTAAAAAATGA
- a CDS encoding chorismate mutase produces the protein MKLDKTPSECSSKEDIRAHIDIIDREIITLFSQRFQYVKEIVKYKTDAASVVAEDRKQEVIRVRGQWAEELGLEKEAFEKIYAILIEYFIKEEMKILGHK, from the coding sequence TTGAAATTAGATAAAACGCCTTCCGAATGCAGTAGCAAAGAAGATATCCGCGCTCACATTGACATCATTGACCGCGAAATCATCACACTCTTTTCCCAGAGATTCCAGTATGTAAAGGAAATCGTAAAATACAAAACCGATGCAGCCAGCGTCGTGGCCGAAGATCGCAAACAGGAGGTTATCCGCGTAAGAGGACAATGGGCCGAAGAGCTCGGTCTCGAAAAAGAGGCTTTTGAAAAAATATATGCTATCCTCATCGAGTACTTCATCAAGGAAGAGATGAAGATACTGGGACACAAGTAG
- a CDS encoding M48 family metallopeptidase — protein MKKFASFIAALVLLTACSSVPLTGRKQLLLVSDAEVLSLSSQSFTDYMKTAKASTSKTNTALVVKVGKNIAAAVESYLKSNGMEAEIANFSWEFHLVKDSVPNAFCMPGGKIVVNEGILPYTKNETGLAVVLSHEVAHAIAKHSNERISQQMVAQYGGNILSAAMTGKSEKSLQLAQTVYGLGAQYGVMLPFSRKQELEADKMGLIFMAMAGYDVNQAIPFWERMSQMSSQKPLEFMSTHPSDETRIARIKAAIPEALKYKK, from the coding sequence ATGAAAAAGTTTGCTTCATTTATTGCAGCCCTGGTGTTGCTTACTGCATGTAGCAGCGTGCCGTTGACTGGGCGTAAACAGTTATTGCTGGTATCAGATGCCGAAGTTTTGTCTTTAAGTAGTCAGTCGTTTACCGACTATATGAAAACGGCAAAAGCATCAACCAGTAAAACCAATACTGCATTGGTGGTGAAAGTGGGCAAAAATATTGCCGCAGCAGTTGAATCATACCTCAAATCCAATGGGATGGAGGCTGAAATCGCCAATTTTTCCTGGGAATTCCATTTGGTAAAAGACTCGGTACCCAATGCTTTTTGTATGCCTGGTGGAAAAATTGTGGTAAATGAAGGCATTTTACCTTATACTAAAAATGAGACCGGACTTGCGGTTGTGCTTTCTCACGAAGTAGCGCACGCTATTGCCAAACACAGTAATGAGCGTATTAGCCAACAGATGGTTGCCCAATACGGAGGTAATATTCTGAGTGCGGCAATGACCGGTAAATCGGAGAAAAGCCTTCAGTTGGCTCAGACTGTATATGGACTGGGAGCTCAGTATGGGGTGATGTTGCCATTCTCCCGCAAACAAGAGCTAGAAGCCGACAAGATGGGACTTATCTTTATGGCGATGGCCGGATACGATGTGAACCAGGCAATTCCATTCTGGGAAAGAATGTCGCAAATGAGCAGCCAGAAACCATTGGAATTTATGAGTACTCACCCTTCGGATGAAACTCGTATCGCTAGAATCAAAGCTGCTATTCCTGAAGCTTTGAAATATAAAAAATAA
- the panC gene encoding pantoate--beta-alanine ligase codes for MKIIQSISALQQEIGLQKKEGRSVGFVPTMGALHNGHLQLVKRCVSENDVAVVSIFVNPTQFNDKNDLVKYPRTLEADCKLLEGAGCNIVFTPTEEEMYPEPDTRQFAFGSLETVMEGACRPGHFNGVAQIVSKLFDAVAPHKAYFGEKDFQQLAIIREMAKQLKYDIEIIACPIVREADGLAMSSRNTRLTPTQRKNAVEISQALFKSRNFAAGKSVQEVIDETVSYLNTVPELQVEYFDIADARTLQSISQWSDTEEAVGCIAVFCGEVRLIDNIIYGKVRP; via the coding sequence ATGAAGATAATTCAATCCATCTCAGCATTGCAGCAGGAGATTGGCCTGCAGAAAAAAGAGGGGCGTTCGGTTGGTTTTGTTCCTACAATGGGCGCGTTACACAACGGACACCTGCAACTGGTAAAACGTTGCGTCAGTGAGAATGACGTGGCGGTAGTAAGCATTTTTGTGAATCCTACCCAGTTTAATGATAAGAATGACCTTGTAAAATATCCGCGCACGCTGGAAGCTGACTGTAAACTGCTGGAAGGAGCAGGTTGCAATATCGTTTTTACTCCAACGGAAGAGGAAATGTATCCTGAGCCTGATACCCGTCAGTTTGCTTTCGGATCCCTGGAAACGGTGATGGAAGGTGCTTGCCGTCCGGGTCATTTCAACGGAGTGGCGCAGATTGTAAGCAAGCTCTTTGATGCGGTGGCTCCACACAAAGCCTATTTCGGCGAAAAAGATTTCCAGCAACTGGCCATCATCCGCGAAATGGCGAAACAGTTGAAGTATGATATCGAAATCATTGCCTGTCCCATCGTGCGCGAAGCTGACGGATTGGCGATGAGTAGCCGGAATACGCGTTTAACTCCAACGCAACGAAAAAATGCAGTGGAAATTTCGCAGGCTTTATTTAAAAGTCGTAACTTTGCCGCCGGAAAAAGCGTTCAGGAAGTGATTGACGAAACGGTTTCTTATCTGAACACGGTTCCCGAACTTCAGGTAGAATATTTTGATATTGCGGATGCCCGTACGTTGCAATCCATTTCTCAATGGAGCGATACGGAAGAGGCTGTAGGATGCATCGCGGTTTTCTGTGGTGAGGTTCGCCTGATTGATAATATAATCTATGGAAAGGTTCGTCCTTAA
- the panD gene encoding aspartate 1-decarboxylase → MLIEVLKSKIHRATITDANLNYIGSITIDQDLMDAANLIAGEKVQVVNNNNGERLETYIITGERGTGTVCLNGAAARKAQPGDIVIIVSYAQMDFEEAKSFQPSIIFPDSDNKLVK, encoded by the coding sequence ATGTTAATTGAGGTATTAAAATCAAAAATTCACAGAGCAACTATCACGGATGCAAACCTAAACTATATCGGAAGCATCACCATCGACCAAGACCTGATGGATGCTGCTAATCTGATTGCCGGAGAGAAAGTTCAGGTGGTAAACAACAACAACGGGGAACGCCTCGAAACCTACATCATCACTGGTGAACGCGGTACCGGAACCGTTTGTCTGAATGGCGCTGCTGCCCGCAAAGCCCAGCCGGGAGATATCGTGATTATCGTATCTTACGCACAGATGGACTTTGAAGAGGCGAAGAGCTTCCAGCCTTCTATTATTTTCCCTGATTCTGACAACAAGTTAGTAAAATAA